TGgctcatcatcaccatcatcatggGGAGGGCTTCGTGGCAACACAGGGCGGTGCCAGCAGTGGGCAAACGGTCACTCAGATTGTCAACCACCATATGGCCGTAGttggcagcagtagcagtgcCGCTGGAAATGGTAGCAGCTACGAGCAATCATCGGCACGGAAGAAGGCGCGCAAACAGCTGCTTCAGCCAATGAGCGACACTAGCACGGTTGGTGCCGGCAGTTCTTTGATGAAATCGAGttcctcttcgtcgtcttcctcttcctcggccaccaccacggccacagGACAAACGTCctcgcagcaacagcaacaagtgTTTATGGCACAAGATCACGtcgatggcggtggtgttACGATCGGCGGAGATGGCACATCGTACGCCATGAGTACGGCTGGGCCAGGAATCGTCATACTTACCACCGGCGGTGCACAGCATCACCTGGCCACCGGAGGTAGTCATAAGCATAATAGTGTGTCCGGAGCGGTACCGAAGCCGATTAGTGGTGCCGGTAGTAGTAATAACAGCAGTCTCCATAACAACGTTAAACTAGAACCACCGACCGCGGCGAGTGgccaacaacaccagcagcagcaagatgCTGgagcggcaccagcaccgcaatccggtggtggttccgttgTGCCATCAACGAAACCGATCGTCAGCTCATCGAGAAAGACGAATAACGTTAGTTTACTGCAGGTTGGTACCAGCCCGTCAGATGGCAAACCTTCGGTCAGTCATTATTCGCATCTCTCCTCTCTTTTTTAGTCGTACAAACAAACGTGGAAAGCGGCCAACAACCACTTCCAGCGATACACCGACGTGAAGCAGCGCGAGGagcgccgaccgaccgtgatGGACATTGCGAACCAATCGCACATCCTGCAGAAGGTGAACGGCTGGAAGATCTATCATCTGAGCGCGCAGATTGAAGAGCTGGTAAGTAGTGAGCCCGTCTTGAAGGGGAAGCATGCCATTCAACACCTTTCGTATTCGCTTTTCCAGTGCGATTTGGAATCTCAGGCGTACGGTAAGCTGGCACAGATGCTACGCTCGATGGAAGCGAGCgggagcggcagcagcagcagtagcagctcAGCGAGTGGTAGTGTCAGTTCCATAAAGTCATCTTCAACCGACATTGAACGAATCAACGATCTGCTGAAGGTAAGGGCGCTGGTGCCGCGTCGTGAATGATGTTGTGCAAGTTCGCATCGATATTAACTCGCTGTCCTTTTCCGTCCGGTCGCACAGGGGAACATGCAGCGCAGCAAGATCGTGATGGACGGCATTAACGAGGCCCGCACGCAGATCATGAAAATCTTCGACCACAAACCGCGCGTCTCCGACATCATTCTGCGGTGCGCGTCGAAGCGGAACTTCaagaagcgagaaaaaacGTAAACGGTGCCGGAATAGCTCAAATTTTAACACCATTCTGCATCACCGCGTTTGGAGGCCAGTGCCCGGAGCAGATGAATCATTCATTAATGAGTTTTTAGATGATCGCGCGCGGTTAGTATTATTCAGTTTGCACAGGTAGCTAAGAAGAGCCCTTGCGGGGGTCCCCAAGCAGAGCAGAGTGATGTAATTAAGTTTGTCCATTGTAAATAGCTCACCAGCTCGAGTAATGACTACTCTCTGTACCGATGTGAAGGATGTGATTTTAGAAAAGGACTGATTCACCCTTGGATCTTCCGTTGGTCGGTGATAAGGGTGAAGGGTACGTTTTAAGACCCTCCTTTTTGTGTCATACCTTGGCTCACAAGGATGAACCTTCGATCGTGGCGGGGGTTTTCTTCGTGGGAGCTACATCTGGCGACTAGAGGAGTTCTTTCCTTGTTTTCAACGCAATTCGACGCTGGAATTCAATTGGCCCATTGTGTATAAAGTTAACGTTAAGAATAACAAAGctttttcctatttttacaaaacaaatgatgAGCAGTCCAAACAAACACGTCTTTGGATTTCTCCTTGTCGAATATTAAAAAAGGGATGTTTGAGACCCTAGGTTtaagagaaatagagagaaagaacggCTATTTTAAGGGCGATATTGTGGAAAGTGCAGCAATATATCGTGATACAGTTGCTGTCGGGAAGGTAGCAAGCAGTATGAAATTGAGCGATaagtttttactttttgtaaCTTTTAATTCCTAGAACTGTAAGCGCCACCGTGGACACCGGACCACGGTCGAGAGATAATGAGGATTGTTTAGTGAAAAGATTTCTAACACAAACCCTCGATGGCACgtttgtaaaaataattctATTTGCTGTGCCGGTCGGTTGTCTGGTTAGGAAAAAATGGAGAATgatgaaatgttgaaaataaatgctgcaaaacattaaaactggTTGTTGGGTGGACATTGATGACATGAGAAACACTTGGGTGGATTTTTGGTTGttcacattttttaaaactttAATATAGAACACGATTTCCAAAGGGCACTCCGCGGGGGTACACATACTCAAAAAAGTGGGGTGTTTATACATAACGGGGACGATTATGGGGTGGTTAGCTAACAACACGTCTGGAATTGACTATTATCGCAGCTTCAGGATGAGATAGAGGACGAAGAACACGGCCAGCACGAACAGAAACATGTAGCACATGTAGTTACGGTGGCTGCCTTTCCCCAGCCGCACCACCCGATTGATCGTGTTGGACATGAATCCCCCGGTTCGGTCCATGTCTTCGTCGATGCCACGCAGCAACCGATCCTGGTAGCGGACCTCGTTTCCGATGTCGATCGTCAGAGACTTGAGTGCTCCGATTTTGCCCTTCAGCTCTTCggccattcgttcgttttcctcCTCGAGTGCATCGCCACTGGCCTGGCCACTGGACCCGGGCGCCTGCTGGGGCAGGGGCTGATAGTTGTACCCCTGCGAACGGCGCATCtttccactgctgctgctgctgccactgcttcCGGCAAAGTTCGCCACTTTGTCACGTTGGTGGCTGGCGACGGATGGAATGTGTTATCGTGGAAAAGCCCTCGGGCAGCGCCCTTATCCCTATCTGTGTCCGTTGTACTCCTGGGGGGATGGCAAACCCCCGTTCCAGCTGGTTTCGTGTGAAGTGTTGGCTTTTGTACACGAAATTCTTATTTACAAAAATTTGCTGACCACAACGTCAACGTGAAACGTCACTCAAATCGCTGTCAAATGTAGTcctgtgaaatatttcacagtACAAGCGGCGTCTATTGCTAAACAAACCGAAATGTAGGCAAATTGTAGTCTTGGGGGTTAATGTGGCAATCTTAATTTGTTGGTTCACGCGCTTAATTAGTCGTGAAAACTCTTCTAGTAAATAATGTTGCTTTTTGTTCCACTGAAAAGTATCAAACGCCCAATAACCATTAGAAGACCCCCCAACGTGTGCCTTTGACATCTCGAGGTGAAAGTCCAACAAAATGCAACacgaaaacacaacaaaacatgACCGCAAAGGtaaataaaccattttccgGTGCATGTGAGTAGTCTTCAGAGAATACGTAACAGAGAAAGCAGTGAGTTATCGCGCGTAAGTAAGTTGCTTGTGAACGTCTGCGGTGCGACTACTTAACAGCAGTTTTCCGGTGTTGTTTTTCGACGCTCGATTTCCAACAAACCCCTAAGTAAGCTGCGCAAAAGCTCCCCTCCCTTACCGTTGGCAGGCACTAATCTTTCTGGTTTTGCAGGTGTTCTTGTTTTATAATAGTAAGATGCAAGAAAGTCCATTCTACAAAGTCTTGCCCGTGCTGCTGTGCGGGCTGTCGGTGCCCCTGTCCATGTTTATGTGGATCGGCAATGTAGCGTACTCGAAGATTGCCAGTGACGGAGAAAGTGAGTCCAAGCGTTCGCGGCTGTAAAGCGTCAAGATATAACTCACCATCTCTTTTCTTCCAGATGGCGTCGTTCCACCGACACGCTGGCTATTTTCCGTACTCGTCCCGGTTCTGCTGATGGTGTACGGATTGCGACGGAAGGGCGTAAATCGTTCGGGCGCGTTGCTGGGGTTGCTGTGTGCCATCATACTCTCCATTTCATCGCACGCCTTTCTGGCCTGTCTGGCTGCATTCTTTTTCAGCTCTAGCCGTGCCACCAAGTTTCGGGGCCATTTGAAGCGCAAGATCGAGGAAGACTTTcgcgacggtggccaacggaaTTGGGCACAGGTAATTTGTAACGCCGGAATGGCGACACAGCTGGCGCTGCTGTACCTCCTTGACTGTGGTTACGGTGAGCGGCCAATCGATTTCGTGCACCTGTACCGATCCAGTTGGCTCGGGGTGGGCATCATGGGCGCGTTTGCCTGTTGCAACGGAGACACGTGGGCCAGTGAGCTGGGGACCGTGATTGGAAGTGGTGATCCGTTCCTTATCACCACCCGAAAGCGTGTGCCGCGCGGTACCAATGGTGCCGTTTCGTTCGCGGGTCTGGTGGCCAGTTTCCTCGGCGGAACACTGATCGGCCTGGTGTAC
The nucleotide sequence above comes from Anopheles bellator chromosome 1, idAnoBellAS_SP24_06.2, whole genome shotgun sequence. Encoded proteins:
- the LOC131216272 gene encoding transmembrane protein 19; the encoded protein is MQESPFYKVLPVLLCGLSVPLSMFMWIGNVAYSKIASDGENGVVPPTRWLFSVLVPVLLMVYGLRRKGVNRSGALLGLLCAIILSISSHAFLACLAAFFFSSSRATKFRGHLKRKIEEDFRDGGQRNWAQVICNAGMATQLALLYLLDCGYGERPIDFVHLYRSSWLGVGIMGAFACCNGDTWASELGTVIGSGDPFLITTRKRVPRGTNGAVSFAGLVASFLGGTLIGLVYFLTVRYTVEASVYERSPNQWPLIVFGGIAGLLGSLVDSLLGATLQYSGRTEEGFVVERPGKNVTHISGVRILDNHSVNLISCIITGIAMPSIAMNLWSVF
- the LOC131207214 gene encoding BET1 homolog, producing MRRSQGYNYQPLPQQAPGSSGQASGDALEEENERMAEELKGKIGALKSLTIDIGNEVRYQDRLLRGIDEDMDRTGGFMSNTINRVVRLGKGSHRNYMCYMFLFVLAVFFVLYLILKLR